Proteins from one Calditrichota bacterium genomic window:
- a CDS encoding phosphatase PAP2 family protein, whose product MQNKKHLKIVIFTFLFLTSTGSIYSQANSTDYFLGYGGVALVASGELFFKEALTPQNPKWIEPLSFDLFFRDKLKWDNSNLDKAALVSDVILKGLLGPSVFWSPLLSDHNYGRHLLLNIQALAATAFLTNISKYAFARQRPYSYFKSIQAEADDDFLSFFSGHTSFSFAIATSMSYILEKENPHNSALIWGSAITLASLTGYLRIASDRHYMSDVLTGAIIGSMMGYVIAKNQSKRFFKRGGSKQISTTMVNFTILF is encoded by the coding sequence ATGCAAAATAAGAAACATCTTAAAATTGTAATCTTTACATTTCTCTTCCTTACCAGCACCGGGTCAATTTACTCACAAGCAAATAGTACAGATTATTTTTTAGGTTATGGAGGAGTAGCACTTGTTGCCAGTGGCGAACTTTTTTTTAAAGAAGCTCTAACGCCACAAAATCCTAAGTGGATTGAGCCACTTTCTTTTGATTTGTTTTTTCGTGATAAGTTAAAATGGGATAATTCAAATCTTGATAAGGCGGCTTTAGTAAGTGACGTTATATTAAAAGGACTTTTGGGGCCATCAGTCTTTTGGTCTCCTTTATTATCTGATCACAATTATGGTAGGCATTTGTTATTGAACATACAAGCCCTGGCTGCAACTGCGTTCCTGACAAATATTTCAAAGTATGCTTTTGCCCGTCAAAGACCATATTCCTATTTCAAATCGATTCAAGCTGAAGCTGATGATGATTTTCTTTCCTTTTTTAGTGGGCATACAAGTTTTTCATTCGCAATAGCTACATCCATGTCATATATCCTGGAAAAAGAAAATCCGCACAATTCTGCATTAATTTGGGGGTCGGCAATTACGCTAGCTTCGTTGACGGGCTATTTAAGGATAGCCAGCGACCGCCATTATATGAGTGATGTTTTAACCGGAGCAATTATTGGGAGTATGATGGGTTATGTAATTGCAAAAAATCAAAGCAAGCGTTTTTTTAAAAGAGGTGGATCAAAACAAATATCAACGACAATGGTAAATTTTACGATCCTGTTTTGA
- a CDS encoding peptide MFS transporter, whose amino-acid sequence MEVLMFKEHPKGLQVLFMTEMWERFSYYGMRAILVLFMTAAVVTGGFEFDSATAAAIYGLYTFGVYAMALPGGWVADRIIGQQNAVLIGGILIAAGNYSLAIPGQVTFYLGLFLVILGTGLLKPNVSAIVGDLYPEGGARRDAGFSIFYMGINVGAVAGQLIVGFLGEKVSWHIGFLSAGIAMTLGVIQFLTRKKALEGAGLLKGDAASPEMKASGLRQFYMGIAATLVIVAGIYFYFASTGTFDIVDFAKNTGYILLAVAVLYFLSIIMFATKNAEEKKRIGMIFILFLGAVVFFAGFEQAGSSMTIFARDLTDRTMFNWELPVSWLQNINPLFIVILAPAIGALWVKLGDKNPSIPIKFGLGLFILGVGFFVLAWGASFTEAGKVSPMWLVVTYFFHTVGELCLSPVGLSSVTKLSPKRLVGQMMGTWFLGAALGNLTAGLVATYIEHFPQDLLYSVVAGFVAVFGLLFFVIAKPINKLAGGIK is encoded by the coding sequence ATGGAGGTTTTAATGTTTAAAGAGCATCCCAAGGGGCTCCAGGTTCTTTTTATGACTGAAATGTGGGAACGATTCAGTTATTATGGAATGCGGGCTATTCTTGTTCTTTTTATGACCGCAGCGGTGGTTACTGGCGGTTTTGAGTTTGACAGTGCAACAGCAGCGGCAATTTACGGATTATATACTTTTGGTGTTTATGCCATGGCCTTGCCGGGTGGTTGGGTTGCAGACCGAATAATAGGGCAACAAAACGCTGTTTTAATTGGCGGGATTTTAATTGCTGCGGGCAACTATTCGCTTGCAATTCCCGGACAGGTAACCTTTTATCTGGGTCTTTTTTTAGTGATTTTAGGTACGGGACTTTTGAAACCTAATGTAAGTGCAATTGTTGGTGATTTGTATCCTGAAGGTGGTGCCAGAAGAGATGCCGGGTTCTCAATTTTTTATATGGGTATAAATGTTGGTGCCGTTGCAGGACAATTAATTGTTGGTTTTCTTGGTGAAAAAGTAAGCTGGCATATTGGTTTCTTGTCTGCCGGTATTGCAATGACTCTTGGTGTAATTCAATTTTTAACACGTAAAAAAGCTTTAGAAGGCGCTGGATTATTAAAAGGTGATGCAGCATCCCCGGAAATGAAAGCAAGCGGGCTTCGCCAATTTTATATGGGTATAGCCGCAACATTGGTTATAGTTGCCGGAATCTATTTTTATTTTGCTTCGACAGGCACATTTGATATTGTTGATTTTGCAAAAAACACTGGCTATATCCTGTTAGCTGTAGCCGTACTTTATTTCTTATCCATAATTATGTTTGCTACAAAAAATGCGGAAGAGAAAAAACGTATTGGTATGATTTTTATTCTTTTCCTTGGTGCAGTTGTTTTCTTTGCCGGCTTTGAGCAAGCGGGATCATCGATGACAATTTTTGCGCGTGACTTAACAGACAGGACAATGTTTAACTGGGAGCTGCCTGTTTCGTGGTTACAAAATATCAATCCACTTTTTATTGTGATCTTAGCACCGGCAATTGGTGCATTATGGGTAAAGCTTGGAGATAAGAACCCATCAATTCCGATAAAATTTGGTCTTGGTTTGTTCATTCTTGGCGTTGGCTTTTTTGTTTTAGCCTGGGGCGCATCATTTACAGAAGCTGGAAAAGTTAGCCCGATGTGGCTTGTTGTGACGTACTTTTTCCATACTGTTGGAGAGCTTTGTTTAAGTCCGGTTGGACTTAGCAGCGTTACAAAACTTTCCCCAAAACGTCTTGTTGGCCAGATGATGGGAACATGGTTTTTGGGTGCGGCACTTGGTAATTTAACTGCAGGTTTGGTTGCTACTTATATCGAACACTTCCCGCAAGATTTACTTTATAGTGTTGTTGCCGGATTTGTAGCAGTTTTTGGTTTACTCTTCTTTGTTATTGCAAAACCAATAAACAAATTGGCTGGTGGCATTAAATAG
- a CDS encoding MATE family efflux transporter — protein sequence MRKNSLKELLSIISESLKGGEKDFTTGSIGKAVFLLSVPMILEMALESIFTVVDAFFVGRLGSDALAAVGVTDAVITLIFAVAIGISMGTTAMVSRRIGEKNPEAASTAAAQSIWLGVFIAIPFAVFGLIFPKEILGLMGATEQVVETGWGFTAMLLGGNITIMLLFILNAVFRGAGDAVIAMRVLWIANGINIILDPLLIFGIGPFPELGVTGAAVATTIGRGTGVLLQLYVLFSGKGRIKVSKENMKLDLKILFRLIKVSIGGVFQFIISTSSWVALVRILALFGSAALAGYTIAIRIIIFAILPSWGMANAATTLVGQNLGAGNPDRAEKSVWITGFSNFFFLVMVAAVFITIPEYLVGIFTTDPETLAIGSTALRIISYGYGFYAFGMVMIQAFNGAGDTYTPTKINFFIYWMFQIPLAFILSKGFAGVKDVLSWLGQWLFDRDILLFPNTESILHEQGVFWAIMIAEAMLTIVGVIVFKRGKWKEKQV from the coding sequence ATGAGAAAAAACTCCTTAAAAGAACTCTTATCCATTATTTCCGAAAGCTTAAAAGGCGGCGAAAAAGATTTTACGACCGGAAGTATTGGCAAGGCCGTTTTTCTGCTTTCAGTACCTATGATTCTTGAAATGGCCCTTGAGTCTATCTTTACTGTTGTTGATGCGTTTTTTGTTGGAAGGCTTGGTTCGGATGCCCTTGCTGCAGTTGGTGTAACAGACGCTGTAATTACGCTTATTTTTGCTGTTGCGATTGGAATTAGTATGGGCACAACAGCAATGGTTTCCCGCAGAATTGGTGAGAAAAATCCGGAAGCTGCATCAACTGCAGCGGCCCAATCGATATGGCTGGGAGTATTTATTGCAATACCATTTGCTGTGTTTGGTCTTATTTTTCCAAAAGAAATACTGGGATTGATGGGAGCCACCGAGCAGGTTGTTGAAACAGGCTGGGGCTTCACGGCAATGCTGCTTGGCGGGAATATAACTATTATGCTCCTTTTTATTTTGAATGCTGTATTTCGCGGGGCTGGTGATGCGGTGATTGCCATGCGTGTTTTATGGATTGCCAATGGAATAAACATAATTTTGGATCCTTTGCTTATTTTCGGAATTGGTCCTTTCCCTGAGCTGGGTGTGACCGGTGCCGCCGTTGCAACAACAATTGGTCGCGGAACCGGGGTTTTGCTTCAGCTATATGTTTTGTTTTCGGGTAAGGGGCGCATAAAAGTCAGCAAGGAAAATATGAAGCTGGATTTAAAAATTCTTTTCCGGCTAATAAAAGTATCCATCGGTGGGGTGTTTCAATTTATCATCTCCACCTCTTCCTGGGTTGCTCTTGTACGCATTCTTGCCCTGTTTGGTAGTGCGGCTCTGGCAGGTTATACAATTGCAATTCGAATAATTATTTTTGCCATTCTCCCTTCCTGGGGTATGGCCAATGCAGCTACAACTTTGGTTGGCCAAAATCTTGGTGCCGGCAATCCGGACCGGGCAGAAAAATCTGTATGGATTACGGGGTTTAGCAATTTCTTCTTTCTTGTTATGGTTGCAGCAGTTTTCATAACCATTCCGGAATATCTTGTTGGGATCTTTACAACTGACCCGGAAACTTTGGCAATTGGAAGCACGGCTTTGAGGATAATCAGCTATGGCTACGGCTTTTATGCTTTTGGTATGGTGATGATTCAGGCATTTAATGGAGCAGGTGATACATACACACCGACAAAGATAAATTTTTTCATTTATTGGATGTTTCAAATCCCGCTGGCATTTATATTATCCAAAGGTTTTGCCGGTGTAAAAGATGTTTTATCCTGGTTAGGCCAGTGGCTTTTTGATAGAGATATTTTACTTTTCCCAAATACCGAAAGTATTCTCCATGAACAGGGTGTGTTTTGGGCAATAATGATTGCTGAAGCGATGCTGACAATTGTTGGTGTTATTGTTTTTAAACGCGGCAAATGGAAAGAAAAACAGGTTTAA
- a CDS encoding aldehyde dehydrogenase family protein codes for MNPYQTIFEDQQKHFLKEIKNSTAKERIAKLKKLRSWIFSHRQEIRNAVYKDFKKPAVGVDLSEIKVVLNEIDVATGNLKKWMKPKKVPTPITFLGTKSWIEYEAKGVALILAPWNFPFQLTIGPLVSAIAAGNCAVVKPSEMSEHTSDLMKSMISDLFDESEVTVVLGDYKVSESLLKLPFDHIFFTGSPQVGKIVMNAAAKNLTSVTLELGGQNPVVVDETARIKDAAKRLIYGKFMNNGQSCVSVNTVYVHKSKQDELVTELKSELSKAFPGDAFKNEDYARTINEKHFQRVKNLSVDAVEKGAEIITGSTFDEEDCYIAPTILNNVPREANICNEEIFGPVMPIQSYENIEDVVSEINNKEKPLALYVFSQTKKNINYILKNTSSGTTAINETTWQFGQKHLPFGGVNSSGMGKSHGHHGFMAFTNERSMLKQKNGFTIAQLVHPPYTKSVKWIVDLIVKYL; via the coding sequence ATGAATCCATATCAAACCATTTTTGAAGATCAGCAAAAACATTTTCTCAAAGAGATCAAAAACAGCACTGCCAAAGAGCGAATCGCAAAACTAAAAAAATTACGGTCCTGGATTTTTTCTCATAGACAGGAAATCCGGAATGCTGTTTATAAAGATTTTAAAAAACCGGCTGTTGGCGTTGATCTTTCTGAAATAAAGGTTGTTCTCAACGAAATTGATGTCGCCACCGGAAACTTAAAAAAATGGATGAAGCCTAAAAAAGTGCCTACACCAATCACTTTTCTGGGCACCAAATCCTGGATAGAATATGAAGCCAAAGGTGTTGCCCTTATTTTAGCTCCCTGGAATTTTCCTTTTCAGTTGACAATCGGGCCCCTCGTCTCAGCCATTGCAGCAGGAAATTGCGCCGTTGTAAAGCCATCAGAGATGAGTGAACACACATCAGATTTGATGAAATCCATGATCTCAGATTTGTTTGATGAAAGTGAAGTAACAGTTGTTTTAGGTGATTACAAGGTCTCAGAGAGTTTATTAAAATTACCTTTTGACCATATCTTTTTTACAGGCAGTCCACAGGTTGGTAAAATTGTTATGAATGCAGCGGCTAAAAACCTGACATCTGTTACATTGGAACTTGGTGGCCAAAACCCTGTGGTTGTTGATGAAACAGCCCGGATTAAAGACGCGGCCAAAAGGCTTATTTACGGAAAGTTTATGAACAATGGCCAATCCTGCGTTTCGGTTAATACTGTCTATGTCCATAAGTCAAAACAGGATGAGCTGGTTACAGAATTAAAAAGTGAATTATCGAAGGCCTTTCCCGGAGATGCTTTTAAAAACGAGGATTATGCACGGACTATTAATGAAAAGCATTTTCAGCGCGTCAAAAACCTTTCTGTAGATGCCGTTGAAAAAGGAGCAGAAATTATTACCGGCTCTACATTCGATGAAGAAGATTGTTATATTGCCCCGACAATATTGAACAACGTACCCCGAGAAGCGAATATTTGTAATGAAGAAATTTTTGGGCCGGTGATGCCGATCCAATCTTATGAAAATATTGAAGACGTTGTTTCAGAAATAAACAATAAAGAAAAACCGTTGGCACTTTATGTTTTTTCACAAACTAAAAAAAATATTAATTATATTTTAAAAAACACATCCTCCGGGACCACAGCAATAAATGAAACAACCTGGCAGTTTGGTCAAAAACATCTCCCGTTTGGTGGTGTAAATTCTAGTGGCATGGGTAAATCTCATGGACATCATGGTTTCATGGCATTTACAAATGAGCGTTCCATGTTAAAACAAAAAAATGGATTTACTATTGCACAACTTGTTCATCCGCCATATACAAAAAGTGTTAAATGGATTGTAGATTTAATAGTTAAATATTTATAA
- a CDS encoding DUF2911 domain-containing protein: MRILIAFILSSSFLFSQVKTPQPSPFSTITQVVGITEIAIEYCRPGIKGRKIFGGLEPYGKVWRTGANEATKIKFSTDVTLEGNEVPAGEYSIYTVPGEREWKIIINKKLDGRQNHAKEHDLVTFKVKPKLTPLPVERFTIDIADITDNSANIVLMWAQTRVSFKMGVDTDKMVMESIKNFRDSDDEKSAGAWYSSARYYFENEKNLEEALEMVSKSLEINEKPFWVLRLKSQILAAKGDYEEAIVWAKRSLVSAQKAGNNTYIKMNETAISEWSAKL, from the coding sequence ATGAGAATATTAATTGCTTTTATTTTAAGTTCAAGTTTTTTGTTTTCACAGGTAAAAACACCACAGCCAAGCCCCTTTAGCACAATTACACAGGTTGTAGGGATTACAGAAATTGCAATCGAGTACTGCAGACCCGGAATAAAAGGACGCAAAATTTTTGGTGGATTAGAACCTTACGGCAAAGTGTGGCGAACCGGAGCAAACGAAGCTACAAAAATTAAATTCAGCACGGATGTTACTCTAGAAGGTAATGAAGTTCCTGCAGGTGAATACAGCATTTATACAGTTCCCGGAGAACGCGAATGGAAAATTATAATCAATAAAAAACTAGACGGCAGACAGAACCATGCCAAAGAACATGATTTAGTTACTTTCAAAGTTAAACCCAAGTTGACACCGCTGCCTGTTGAAAGGTTCACAATTGATATTGCGGACATTACGGATAACTCAGCAAATATAGTTTTGATGTGGGCCCAAACACGCGTTAGCTTTAAAATGGGTGTTGATACAGATAAAATGGTTATGGAAAGTATTAAAAATTTCCGTGACTCGGATGATGAAAAAAGCGCCGGTGCATGGTACAGTTCTGCCCGTTATTATTTTGAAAATGAAAAAAATCTCGAAGAAGCGCTGGAAATGGTTTCAAAATCACTTGAAATAAATGAAAAACCTTTTTGGGTCCTTCGTTTAAAATCACAAATTTTAGCAGCAAAGGGTGATTATGAAGAGGCTATTGTTTGGGCAAAACGTAGCCTGGTAAGCGCACAAAAAGCCGGCAATAATACGTATATTAAAATGAATGAGACTGCAATTTCCGAATGGAGTGCAAAGTTGTAA
- a CDS encoding HAMP domain-containing protein encodes MPRLKFKDLKIKTKQTLGFGTILFILIAVNLHSIYNMRELRRELEISSSNSLPRAIAIADINYYSSNLRIAQLQLSFAKTDIQKEEHNKKISKLIDDINQSKDTYESLISESKKLKLYSKKEQELYVDFDSLWDEYLGFSLNCVLLFRENKTEQAITLLNGDAKNIFDAYSSILTEMVRLYDQYLLESVARATETFLRARKFTITLLAATIIISLIMAIAIVRLITVPVSRLESAALAVGEGDLWVNVKYRSKDELGTLATAFNRMIKSLREAQEKAEEKSAKLELQWEVLRETHDELQEKSVLLEQQKQETEQKNADLENTLDRLKEAQNQLVQSEKMASVGQLTAGIAHEINNPINFVSANIKPLKRDVADIIDVLKKYEQAVTTSCLDSNFEEVDKLKKEIDFNYVLEEIDKLLDGIEEGARRTTEIVKGLRNFSRLDEDEQKLSDIQQGLESTLMVLHNELKNKVQIKTEYGNLPQILCYPGKLNQVFLNILQNANQAINESGVITIKTWMDKSWVYISIKDDGNGMSEDVLKRVFEPFYTTKDVGKGTGLGLSISYGIIHDHDGDIEVLSKPGKGSDFIIKLPYKY; translated from the coding sequence ATGCCCAGATTAAAATTCAAAGATTTAAAAATAAAAACCAAACAGACCCTTGGTTTTGGCACTATCCTTTTTATCCTAATCGCGGTCAATCTCCATTCTATCTATAATATGAGAGAATTGCGCCGCGAATTAGAGATTTCTTCTTCTAATTCTCTACCACGCGCCATCGCAATTGCAGATATAAACTATTATTCATCTAATCTGCGCATTGCCCAATTACAGCTCAGTTTTGCAAAAACGGATATACAAAAAGAGGAGCACAATAAAAAAATATCCAAGCTGATCGATGATATTAATCAAAGCAAAGATACTTATGAATCCTTGATAAGCGAATCTAAAAAACTAAAACTGTACAGCAAAAAAGAACAAGAACTTTATGTAGATTTTGATAGTTTATGGGATGAATATCTTGGGTTTAGTCTCAATTGTGTTTTACTGTTCCGGGAAAATAAAACTGAACAAGCCATTACTTTGTTAAACGGTGATGCCAAAAATATATTTGATGCATACAGTTCTATTTTAACAGAAATGGTTCGCTTGTACGATCAGTATTTACTTGAATCGGTTGCCCGGGCGACAGAGACATTTTTAAGAGCAAGGAAATTTACAATAACCCTCCTGGCTGCAACAATTATAATTTCCCTCATTATGGCTATAGCCATTGTACGCTTGATTACAGTGCCGGTCAGTCGGCTGGAAAGTGCTGCACTGGCAGTTGGTGAGGGTGATTTATGGGTAAATGTTAAATATCGCAGCAAAGATGAACTTGGAACCCTGGCGACTGCCTTTAATCGAATGATTAAGTCTTTACGCGAGGCTCAGGAGAAAGCAGAAGAAAAGTCTGCCAAACTGGAGTTACAGTGGGAAGTTTTACGGGAAACCCATGATGAACTTCAGGAAAAATCCGTTTTACTGGAGCAGCAAAAACAGGAAACCGAACAAAAAAATGCAGACCTGGAAAACACACTTGATCGCCTTAAGGAAGCTCAAAACCAGCTTGTACAATCTGAAAAAATGGCCTCAGTAGGGCAGCTTACAGCAGGAATTGCACATGAAATAAATAATCCTATCAATTTTGTTTCTGCCAATATAAAACCATTAAAAAGGGATGTTGCAGATATAATTGATGTGCTAAAAAAATATGAACAGGCTGTAACAACAAGTTGCCTGGATAGCAATTTTGAAGAAGTGGATAAGCTAAAAAAAGAAATCGATTTTAATTATGTTTTGGAAGAGATTGACAAATTGTTAGATGGAATTGAAGAGGGTGCAAGGCGCACGACTGAAATCGTAAAAGGACTGAGAAACTTTTCCAGACTTGATGAGGATGAACAAAAACTGTCGGATATTCAACAGGGTTTAGAATCCACTTTAATGGTACTGCATAATGAACTCAAGAATAAAGTTCAGATAAAAACCGAATATGGCAACCTCCCACAAATATTATGCTATCCCGGAAAACTAAACCAGGTATTTTTAAATATTTTACAAAATGCCAACCAGGCAATTAATGAAAGTGGTGTCATAACAATCAAAACCTGGATGGACAAATCCTGGGTTTATATATCGATAAAAGATGATGGCAATGGAATGTCTGAAGATGTTTTAAAACGTGTGTTTGAACCTTTTTATACAACAAAAGATGTTGGTAAAGGAACCGGCCTGGGATTATCAATAAGCTATGGAATTATCCATGACCATGATGGAGATATTGAAGTTTTAAGTAAACCCGGTAAAGGATCCGATTTTATAATTAAGCTGCCATACAAATATTAA
- a CDS encoding response regulator, with the protein MENLKPTILYVDDEPQNLVSFKAVFRRDYNVKTAISGEEGLSILQNEPVDVVITDQRMPQMTGIQFLEKVIPQFPNTVRMILTGFSDVEAIIGAINTGQVYRYITKPWDENELRMTIENACQLSELQSKNRQLICDLKSKIEEQEKTLQLFMRYVPEPVVEKALNSTADSIFDGEQRNVAVLFCDIRGFTPMSEELNPKEVVSFLNDYYSMMTEVIRKSNGTVAQFVGDEVFAAFGAPLATEQNEQNAVFCALEMMRQLEKLNSKYNEKFNREIKMGIGINSGEVVAGNLGSAERMDYSLTGDTVNTGKRIETITKEMPNSVLVSDAIYQKTKELFNFKEFEPLFVKGKKEKIQVYEVLGRKE; encoded by the coding sequence ATGGAGAATTTAAAACCAACTATCCTGTACGTGGATGATGAACCTCAAAATCTAGTTTCATTTAAAGCTGTTTTTCGCCGTGACTACAATGTAAAAACAGCTATTAGTGGTGAAGAAGGTTTATCAATTTTACAAAACGAACCTGTGGATGTCGTTATTACTGATCAACGCATGCCTCAAATGACCGGGATCCAGTTTTTAGAAAAAGTAATTCCTCAATTTCCAAATACCGTAAGAATGATATTAACCGGCTTTAGCGATGTTGAAGCCATCATCGGAGCAATAAATACAGGTCAGGTTTATCGTTATATTACAAAGCCGTGGGATGAAAATGAATTGCGTATGACTATTGAAAATGCCTGTCAGCTTTCGGAGTTACAATCCAAAAACAGGCAGCTCATTTGCGATTTAAAATCGAAAATAGAGGAACAGGAAAAAACATTACAATTGTTTATGCGCTATGTCCCCGAGCCCGTTGTTGAAAAAGCCCTGAATTCTACAGCAGACTCTATTTTTGATGGTGAGCAGCGAAATGTGGCCGTTCTATTTTGTGATATCCGTGGTTTTACCCCAATGAGTGAAGAGTTAAACCCTAAAGAAGTTGTAAGTTTTTTAAATGATTATTACAGCATGATGACAGAGGTTATCCGAAAAAGCAATGGTACGGTAGCGCAATTTGTTGGAGATGAAGTTTTTGCAGCATTTGGCGCCCCGCTCGCCACAGAGCAGAATGAACAAAATGCTGTGTTTTGCGCATTAGAAATGATGCGCCAGTTAGAAAAGCTCAATTCAAAATATAATGAAAAATTTAATCGTGAAATAAAAATGGGTATTGGTATAAATTCCGGAGAAGTGGTTGCTGGAAACCTCGGTTCTGCAGAGCGAATGGATTACTCGCTAACCGGTGATACAGTTAATACGGGAAAACGAATTGAAACTATCACTAAAGAGATGCCAAACTCCGTTCTTGTTAGTGACGCCATTTATCAAAAAACCAAAGAACTGTTTAACTTCAAAGAATTTGAACCTCTTTTTGTAAAAGGTAAAAAGGAAAAAATTCAGGTATATGAGGTCCTTGGAAGAAAAGAATAA
- a CDS encoding site-specific DNA-methyltransferase, with protein MHTVTNHRIINGDSREMPEIENNSVNLVITSPPYWQLKDYENENQIGYNDTYETYINNLNLIWEECFRVLDNGCRLCVNIGDQFARSVYYGRYKVIPIRTEIIKFCESIGFDYMGAVIWQKKTTTNTTGGASIMGSFPFPRNGIFSIDYEFILIFKKLGKPTKPDPEKKKLSKLTTEEWKEYFSGHWNFGGAKQDGHIAMFPEELPKRLIKMFSFVGDVILDPFAGSGTTSLAAKNLDRNSVGYEINADFIPFIKAKLNSDYDDAVYDFTKQKSIKTDFKKRIENFPYVFKDPHALDKNIDPKKLQFGSKIDKNSKKREEYFSVKQIISPELLLLNNGSKVRLLGIKENKKLNGAAVEFLSKKLKGQKVFLKHDVQKYDDEENLLGYLYLKNKTFINAHLIKNGLAQVDTSIEYKNKSKFLGLEKNNK; from the coding sequence ATGCACACAGTAACAAATCATAGAATTATTAATGGCGATTCCAGGGAAATGCCAGAAATAGAAAATAACTCCGTTAATTTAGTAATCACCTCCCCACCATATTGGCAGCTAAAAGACTACGAAAATGAAAACCAGATTGGATATAACGATACCTATGAAACATATATAAACAACTTGAACCTGATATGGGAAGAATGTTTTAGAGTACTGGATAATGGGTGTCGATTATGTGTAAATATTGGCGACCAGTTTGCACGATCCGTTTATTATGGCAGATATAAAGTGATCCCAATTCGGACGGAAATAATTAAGTTTTGTGAATCCATCGGCTTTGATTATATGGGTGCCGTAATTTGGCAAAAAAAAACGACAACAAATACGACAGGTGGAGCAAGCATCATGGGAAGTTTTCCTTTCCCACGGAATGGAATTTTCTCAATTGATTACGAATTTATTTTAATATTTAAAAAACTGGGTAAACCCACAAAGCCAGACCCTGAAAAAAAGAAACTTTCAAAACTGACAACAGAAGAGTGGAAAGAATATTTTTCCGGGCATTGGAATTTTGGTGGTGCTAAACAGGATGGCCATATCGCCATGTTCCCCGAGGAATTACCCAAAAGGCTAATAAAAATGTTTTCTTTTGTGGGTGATGTTATCCTTGATCCATTTGCAGGAAGCGGCACAACATCTTTAGCTGCAAAAAATTTGGACCGTAATTCTGTTGGTTATGAAATAAATGCTGATTTTATTCCATTTATTAAAGCAAAACTAAATTCTGATTATGACGATGCTGTTTATGATTTTACAAAGCAAAAATCAATTAAAACCGACTTTAAAAAACGGATTGAGAACTTCCCTTATGTTTTTAAAGATCCTCATGCTTTAGATAAAAATATTGATCCAAAGAAATTACAATTTGGTTCAAAAATTGATAAGAACTCTAAAAAAAGAGAAGAATATTTTAGTGTTAAACAAATTATTTCTCCAGAATTATTACTATTAAACAATGGTTCGAAAGTGCGCTTGCTTGGGATTAAAGAAAATAAAAAACTGAATGGGGCCGCTGTAGAGTTTCTTTCCAAAAAACTAAAAGGCCAAAAAGTGTTTCTAAAACATGATGTCCAAAAATATGACGATGAAGAAAACTTGCTTGGCTACCTTTATTTGAAAAATAAGACCTTTATAAACGCGCATTTAATTAAAAATGGTTTGGCTCAAGTCGACACTTCGATTGAATATAAAAATAAAAGCAAATTCTTGGGACTGGAAAAAAACAATAAATAA